ATTACCTTAAAACAGGGTTGGCAAATTGAGTCAGTAATATCAGATATTCAGGGATGTTCCCTTCAGCTGTGCCAGCTGGCTAATTCTCTGTCGCCTTCTCTGACTGGCTGTGCCTGCACGTGTATTGAGGTAATGAACATCGATTACTCTTTTCTTTATTGCTTCTATTGGTGAGCCTAATTTCTGTTACTCATCAATCTGACTCATCTGTGATTTTCTACTTTTTGTAGAAACTCCAGGACATAAATTATGAGCATATGTTTGATCTAGTTAAGGATGCTGCCGTGGAGCTTGCTGAGACAAGCACAGTGAGTTCTGAGAATCTGTTGAAACTAACAGGTTTATTGAGCCTGTCAACAAACATGGAATTGTACATGGAAGCTGTTTCCCTTGAGAATCTCAGAACAAGGGCACTACGAAGTGAGAATCGTGAAGAACTGGATCTAGCTGAGCAGATGATTCCACTGGTCAACCATATGCATGATCGCCTTCTGAAGGAAAAACAACAGCTGCTAATCAACGGGGTGCCTATTCCTGCTGATTTTTGCTgtccactgtccttggaactgATGTCTGATCCAGTTATTGTAGCGTCTGGTCAGACCTATGAGCGGGTTTATATCAAGTTGTGGCTTGATGAGGGTTTTACTATCTGCCCGAAAACACGCCAAAGACTTGGTCACTCCAATTTAATTCCTAATTATACTGTGAAGGCTTTGATAGCTAACTGGTGTGAATCGCATGACATTAGGCTACCTGATCCTATGAAATCCCTGAAGCTGAACTTTCCTGCAGCTGCCTCCTCCCTCCAGGATTTGAATGCCGCAGGTGGCAGTCCTCTACATCCTAGTGTCATCTCAAGGGCTAATATTCCTGGATCACCAGAAGCTGATGTGTATTTGAGAAACTTGAATGGAGCGTCTCCTCCCCAGAGTGTCGCCAATCAGAACTCTCATGTGCATCCCAGCCGTTCTGGTCATGAGGTCTCGACAAGTCAAACTTCAGAAAATGCAAATGGTTCTGCACCAGATATTTCAAGGTTATCACTTGCAAGCCCTGAAGCAAGAGAGTCTAGTTTGGAAGGAAGACGTGGTGGTTCGATTGGACAAACTTCAGAACAGTCTACAGAGGAAGCATTTCAATCTTCTAATTTAGATAGGGATATGCAGGACAACATGGCCAGTTCTTCAATGAATGGCAGTCTTCCAAATAGTGGTCAACTTGATGGGGAATGTGATAATGGGGTGACAAGGGTTCCAAGTGATAGGACAAATTACAGTAGCGATGCATCTGGAGAAGTTACAGATGGTGGCGGTGCACCTGTGCCATcttctgttcctcaaagggaaCCTTTAATCCCTCCAAGACTGACCCCTAGAAGCCAATTTATTAGACGGCAAGCATCTGATAGGGGTTTCCCCAGAATTATATCTTCCTCATTGATGGATGCACGGAGTGATCTCTCTGCCATTGAGAATCAGGTTCGGAAGCTGATTGAGGACTTGAGAAGTGATTCTTTAGATGTTCAGAGATCAGCAGCATCAGAGCTTCGCCTTCTAGCTAAGCACAACATGGAGAACAGGATTGTCATTGCAAACTGTGGTGCTGTAAATCTGCTGGTTGGTCTTCTTCACTCGCCAGATGCCAAAACCCAAGAACATGCTGTGACAGCTCTTTTGAATCTGTCGATCAATGACAACAATAAAATTGCTATTGCAAATGCTGACGCTGTCAATCCTCTCATTCACGTCCTTGAGACTGGGAACGCTGAAGCTAAAGAGAATTCAGCAGCTACTTTATTCAGTCTCTCAGttattgaagaaaataagatgAGGATTGGGCGATCTGGTGCGATCAAGCCTCTAGTAGACTTGCTAGGAAATGGCACCCCTCGAGGAAAGAAAGATGCAGCTACGGCATTGTTTAACTTGTCCATACTTCATGAGAACAAAGCTCGCATCGTGCAAGCTGACGCCGTGAGGCACCTGGTTGATCTGATGGATCCTGCTGCTGGAATGGTCGACAAAGCTGTGGCTGTGTTGGCAAACCTTGCTACGATACCAGAAGGGAGGACTGCGATTGGGCAGGCACGTGGCATTCCAGCCCTCGTTGAAGTTGTTGAGTTGGGTTCTGCAAGAGGCAAGGAGAATGCTGCTGCCGCGTTGCTTCAGCTTTGTACAAACAGCAACAGATTTTGCAGTATAGTTCTTCAAGAGGGAGCGGTGCCCCCTCTGGTCGCTCTTTCGCAGTCAGGGACACCGCGAGCGAGAGAGAAGGTTAGCTATGCCCACAAGTCATACTTTTTATAATGCAGTAGAATCTTCTGATTCCCTGTGCTCGTGCCGATATAACTTTGTGGTGTGATTTGCTATTTGCCATGCAGGCACAAGCTCTTCTCAGCTACTTCCGCAGCCAAAGACATGGGAATTCAGCGAGGAGATAGCCTTCAGAATTTTTTGTTGTAGTGTACATTAAGCGTCGCCTTTTATGCCCCACATTGTAAGTGGGTTCGTGTTGTTCATTGGCTGGAAATATGCGGTGCCCGGTGCTCAAAACTGTTTATAGATTTGAGATTGTTAAGCTCATCTCATGTAAGTGTTGTGGGCGGTGAGTGATCTGTTGAGATGGTATCTTTTcggtttctttccttttttcggAGGATTTTTTGTATAGCTTATCCATCGGTAGCAACTTACCTATTCACCGAGATTTTGTCCTGTACATGCTGTTAGCTGTGGCATTACGGTTGTTCGATGGCTGTGTAAATTATAATTGTTCTGCACCAAATAAACCTTGTTCGCATTTTTAATTGCTTGTTCGTCGTTGGGTAGTAGAAATTTTGTTGCGGTTCTCTTTCTACCGTATAACTTACGTCTGCACGATGGCATTCTGAAGTAAGTCTGCGATGCTACGCTTCCTGCACTTCTTTCAACATTTAGGTTCTGAAACTGCGGTCGTACATAGTGATAGCAAAGAGTTGGGCTGGGGGTATTTGgtaggagggggctaaacttgagtcggatgttcggatactaattaggaggaagctaattacaaaactaattgcagaactcctaggttaaatcgcgagacgaatctattaagcttaattaatccattattagtgaatggttactgtagcatcacattgtcaaatcatggactaattaggcttaatagattcgtctcgcgatttagcctagaggttgtgtaattagttttgtaattagtctaggtttaatatttctaattagtgtccatacattcgatgtgacgggggctaaaatttaaccccctccttccaaacaccccctcaagaATGGGCAATTGCCCTAAACTGCTGCAAAAGCAAAGAATAGAAGCGAACGGCTGTGACTTGTGACCATTTCAACCATCGTTTGACACTAATCCCTGCCATATTCTGTAACGTGAGAAGCAACTACAACCATCGCTCGAGACTAATCCCTGTCGATCTGTCTTCTGTAATATGTACAGCTCCAACATTACATCCAAGAAAGACAACCGAGCCTACAGCTGGATCCTATGTACAGCATTGCATTCAGGGTTGGAAAGAGCAAAGTCGCACCAAGCAGGGACCGGACGCACTCTGTACAACATTCTCGGAAGTGCCTAAATTCTGATGTCAAGTGTGAAACTACACCGTTTAGTGGAATTGTCTTCTCTCAGGATAGCCATTTCATGGGCTGTTCTTCCATTCCATGCCTACATGATCTTATGCTTGGCGAGGGCGGTAAGGTTGTAACTTGGCTTTAACAGATAATGGCACACCTGGGgaaaggggggaaaaaaagCATCAGGCTTAgtgtttattaaaaaaaaaagcaaaagattCTACCACACACATATCGTCCATCATGTATTCATGTCACTGAAAATGAATCAGCTATTTGATAGCCAGGTTGGATTTTAGAGTTCAGGCAAACAAGTATCTTAGCAGCATAAACGAAACTAGGCAACATGTTTATTCGCAACTGACCAAACTGTGTGTGTAAGAAGATTGAAAGGAAATGAGAACAACAATCATTGTACGTACCATCAAGAGGTTTCGCAGTTGGCATcattctcctttcttcttgagCAAGTTCTCACCTTTCTGGAGAACTCCTTGACCAATGCTTCATCTGCAAATGTCAGGGGCGTTTCTTCAACAAATGGATCCCTTTCATAAAATAGCTTAATAGGCACCCTTTCAATCTCATTTTCTGGAGGTTCCTCAGGTATATCACGATACAAATGCCTTAGAATGAAGAGAGCAGTATCATGATCGCGCCAGTAATTGCTACATGGAACAGTTCCAAGGTCAGTGAAAATCTGAATTTAGATTTAAACAGGTAACAATATAATCAAATCAACAGGGAAGATTTTAACACTCACGTATGAGCTCCCAGAGCAGATAGATACGAGTGTTGAAATGTTTTCTCCTGCAAAAACATGATTAAGACtccaagataaaaaaaattcatagaATGTAAAACATACAAGAACGACAAAGCCAAAAATGAAAGTGAGAAAGTGGATCATGTTGCCAAAGGAGTTCACTGCACATGTGAATGGCACAGTCAGTTACAAATAATGTGCAAGTACTGTGCAGTGCTCTGACATGATGGGAACAGAATTTCAGAGTTACACACCCCTTTGTATGATTAAACCTTAACCAAGGTTCTCAAACCACAGTTtagtaattaataattatttttaatgAATAATTAGTAATTTTGGTGGTGGAACCCAGGTAGGTCTTCACGGAAGTATCATAAGGTGGGATTGTGGAATGGTGTGCCCCAGTTGCTAGTGTGCTGTAATACACCAATATAGAGTAGAAATTTTATCACCTGAAGCACATGGTCAATTCGACCATCCGGTGAACCTGTCAACCTTTCCATCATCATGGAACCGTATGATCTTTCTTTCTCATTAGCACTCACACAATCCTCTATATGAATATAAAGATTATCATTGTGTCAAAacttttttgtttgaaattttAAATACATGAAAGATATAAATAAATATGAATACCTTCTGTGTCATTTCTGCTCAATGCTAGCATAGCAGCTACTGCTTTGACctatagaagaaaaaaaaaatcagagagTTGAAAGCACATATTCACTCAGGCTATATTAGCAGCTTCACTGCTAGATCATTCATAACACGTACTGCTCAATATATCAAAACCAAGATTCACATCGCTGTTTGTTAAAAGCAGGCACCAAATTCACATAACCCTTGCAGCAGCGCAGACCTTACCTTTAATGACTTCAATTGACGGGCAATGGCTTGAGAACGTGCAGCAATATCTTCTGTGAACTCCTACATCATATATCAACCCAAATAAGGTA
The genomic region above belongs to Setaria italica strain Yugu1 chromosome VI, Setaria_italica_v2.0, whole genome shotgun sequence and contains:
- the LOC101769516 gene encoding U-box domain-containing protein 4; amino-acid sequence: MDNLSPSTLLNSISRLGVLTSDGSNVRPKPIQKYCQNVYDISSIVNSLLEDLCKSPEEQLNEVLRDLDTAIHEASGLIGNWHQTTSKIYFGWQIESVISDIQGCSLQLCQLANSLSPSLTGCACTCIEKLQDINYEHMFDLVKDAAVELAETSTVSSENLLKLTGLLSLSTNMELYMEAVSLENLRTRALRSENREELDLAEQMIPLVNHMHDRLLKEKQQLLINGVPIPADFCCPLSLELMSDPVIVASGQTYERVYIKLWLDEGFTICPKTRQRLGHSNLIPNYTVKALIANWCESHDIRLPDPMKSLKLNFPAAASSLQDLNAAGGSPLHPSVISRANIPGSPEADVYLRNLNGASPPQSVANQNSHVHPSRSGHEVSTSQTSENANGSAPDISRLSLASPEARESSLEGRRGGSIGQTSEQSTEEAFQSSNLDRDMQDNMASSSMNGSLPNSGQLDGECDNGVTRVPSDRTNYSSDASGEVTDGGGAPVPSSVPQREPLIPPRLTPRSQFIRRQASDRGFPRIISSSLMDARSDLSAIENQVRKLIEDLRSDSLDVQRSAASELRLLAKHNMENRIVIANCGAVNLLVGLLHSPDAKTQEHAVTALLNLSINDNNKIAIANADAVNPLIHVLETGNAEAKENSAATLFSLSVIEENKMRIGRSGAIKPLVDLLGNGTPRGKKDAATALFNLSILHENKARIVQADAVRHLVDLMDPAAGMVDKAVAVLANLATIPEGRTAIGQARGIPALVEVVELGSARGKENAAAALLQLCTNSNRFCSIVLQEGAVPPLVALSQSGTPRAREKAQALLSYFRSQRHGNSARR